In one Nicotiana sylvestris chromosome 8, ASM39365v2, whole genome shotgun sequence genomic region, the following are encoded:
- the LOC138876112 gene encoding uncharacterized protein gives MFFNGAANFKGVDIGAVLVSETGQHYLVSAKLKYPCTNNMAEYEACIMRLNLAIDMNIQELLVIGNSNLLVHQVQGEWATKNTKKLPYLYHVRELMKRFTKIEFKHVPRIQNEFANALATLSSMIQHPDKNFIDHIPVRIHNQLAYCAHVEEETDKKPWFHDIKDYLAKGKYPEQANHTRKRTLRRLSNHFFRNRGTLYRRTPDLGLLRCVDANEASKLLEEIYAGTCGPHMNGLVLAKKILRAGCFWMTMETDCIRYVQKCHQCQVHTNMIKVPPNKLNATSAPWTFVV, from the coding sequence atgttcttcaatggggctgcaaacttcaaaggagtggacattggagcagttttggtatcagaaacaggcCAACATTACCTGGTATCCGCAAAGCTTAAGTatccgtgcaccaacaatatggcagaatatgaggcttgcattatgAGGCTTAAtttggccatcgatatgaatatacaagagttgctggtaattggCAATTCAAATCTTCtagtacatcaggttcaaggagaatgggctacgaagaacaccaagaaactaccatacttgtatcatgtgcgtgaattgatgaaaagattcacaaagatagaatttaaACATGtccccagaattcaaaatgagttcgcaAACGcactggccaccttgtcatcaatgatacaacatccagataagaatttcatcgatcacATCccagtgaggatccataatcaactagcttactgtgctcatgttgaagaagaaacggacaaaaaaccttggttccacgacatcaaagattATTTGGCAAAAGGAAAATATCCAGAACAGGCAAACCATACTCGGAAACGTACACTGCGGAGGttgtccaatcatttcttccGAAACAGAGGgaccctgtatagaagaactcctgatctggggttgttaaggtgtgttgatgCAAATGAGGCTTCCAAATTGCTTGAGGAAATATATGCTGGaacttgcggaccacatatgaacggtttagttctagctaagaagatactcagagctggatgcttttggatgaccatggaaacagatTGCATTCGGTACGTCCAAAAATGCCACCAATGCCAGGTACATacaaacatgataaaggtaccaccaaacaagcttaatgcaacaagtgcaccttggacTTTTGTTGTCTAG